One region of Vidua chalybeata isolate OUT-0048 chromosome 26, bVidCha1 merged haplotype, whole genome shotgun sequence genomic DNA includes:
- the LOC128800321 gene encoding feather keratin 1-like, whose product MSWGCRYTFIHSSRLHLLQYKAHLQPPDMSCYSPCRPCQPCGPTPLANSCNEPCVRQCQDSHVAIQPSPVVVTLPGPILSSFPQNTAVGSSTSAAVGSILSSQGVPINSGGFGLSGLGSGLCGTRCFPC is encoded by the exons ATGTCTTGGGGCTGCAGGTACACCT TCATCCACTCCTCTCGCCTCCATCTCCTTCAGTACAAG GCGCATCTCCAGCCCCCAGACATGTCCTGCTACAGCCCGTGccggccctgccagccctgcggccccaccccgctggccaacagctgcaatgagccctgtgtcaggcagtgccaggactcCCACGTGGCCATCCAGCCCTCTCCTGTGGTGGTGACCCTGCCCggccccatcctcagctccttcccacagaacaCCGCCGTGGGATCCTCCACCTCAGCTGCTGTTGGCAGCATCCTCAGCTCTCAGGGAGTGCCCATCAACTCCGGGGGCTTTGGCCTCTCTGGCTTGGGCAGTGGCCTCTGTGGCACGAGGTGCTTCCCTTGCTAA
- the LOC128800319 gene encoding feather keratin 1-like — translation MSWGCRCTFIHSSHLHFLGIKVHLQPQDMSCYSPCRPCQPCGPTPLANSCNEPCVRQCQDSTIVIEPSPVVVTLPGPILSSFPQNTVVGSSTSAAVGSILSSQGVPINSGGFGLSGLGSGLCGTRCFPC, via the exons ATGTCTTGGGGCTGCAGGTGCacct TCATTCACTCCTCTCACCTCCATTTCCTTGGGATCAAG GTGCACCTGCAGCCCCAAGACATGTCCTGCTACAGCCCGTGccggccctgccagccctgcggccccaccccgctggccaacagctgcaatgagccctgtgtcaggcagtgccaggactcCACCATCGTCATCGAACCCTCGCCCGTGGTGGTGACCCTGCCTggccccatcctcagctccttcccacagaacaCCGTGGTGGGATCCTCCACCTCGGCTGCTGTTGGCAGCATCCTCAGCTCTCAGGGAGTGCCCATCAACTCTGGGGGCTTTGGCCTCTCTGGCTTGGGCAGTGGCCTCTGTGGCACGAGGTGCTTCCCTTGCTGA
- the LOC128800327 gene encoding feather keratin 1-like, whose protein sequence is MSCYSPCRPCQPCGPTPLANSCNEPCVRQCQDSTVFIQPSPVVVTLPGPILSSFPQNTVVGSSTSAAVGSILSSQGVPISSGGFGLSGLGSGLCGTRCFPC, encoded by the coding sequence ATGTCCTGCTACAGCCCGTGccggccctgccagccctgcggccccaccccgctggccaacagctgcaatgagccctgtgtcaggcagtgccaggactcCACCGTGTTCATCCAGCCCTCGCCCGTGGTGGTGACCCTGCCCggccccatcctcagctccttcccacagaacaCCGTGGTGGGATCCTCCACCTCGGCTGCTGTTGGCAGCATCCTCAGCTCTCAGGGAGTGCCCATCAGCTCCGGGGGCTTTGGCCTCTCTGGCTTGGGCAGTGGCCTCTGTGGCACGAGGTGCTTCCCCTGCTga